The following are from one region of the Corylus avellana chromosome ca1, CavTom2PMs-1.0 genome:
- the LOC132166550 gene encoding non-functional NADPH-dependent codeinone reductase 2-like translates to MGSNIPELTVGSSGKTLPLVGFGTAEFPLGASPEVMKESILHAMRLGYRHFDSAAVYQSEQILGEAIDDALRLGLIRSRDELFITSKLWCNNAHRHLVLPALRQTLNNLKSEYVDLYLIHWPISMKPGEFELPIKKKDLLPLDYKSVWEAMEECQNLGLAKLIGVSNFSCEKLETLLATAKIPPAVNQVEMNPLWQQKKLREFCEKKGIHITAYSPLGAKGTPWGSNWVMDSQVLKDIAIAKGKTSAQICIRWVYEQGVSVLVKSFNKQRIEENLDMFEWSLSPKESEKISQIPQRKGSLGNLFIFDESPFKSHFELWDEEV, encoded by the exons ATGGGCAGCAATATTCCAGAGCTCACGGTGGGCTCAAGCGGGAAGACGCTCCCACTTGTGGGCTTCGGCACAGCGGAGTTCCCTCTTGGCGCCTCCCCTGAAGTCATGAAAGAATCTATTCTTCATGCAATGAGACTGGGATACCGACACTTTGATTCGGCTGCTGTTTACCAGTCGGAGCAGATTTTAGGAGAAGCCATAGATGATGCTTTGCGCCTTGGGCTCATCAGATCCAGGGACGAACTCTTTATCACTTCCAAGCTTTGGTGCAACAACGCACACCGCCATCTTGTCCTCCCTGCGCTACGCCAAACACTCAA CAATCTGAAGTCGGAGTACGTTGATCTTTATCTGATTCACTGGCCAATAAGCATGAAGCCAGGGGAATTTGAGCTGCCGATTAAGAAGAAGGATCTTCTTCCCTTGGATTACAAGTCTGTGTGGGAAGCTATGGAGGAGTGTCAAAATCTTGGCCTGGCCAAATTAATTGGTGTAAGCAATTTCTCTTGCGAAAAGCTCGAAACCTTACTTGCCACAGCAAAGATCCCTCCAGCCGTCAATcaa GTGGAGATGAACCCACTTTGGCAACAGAAGAAGCTGAGAGAGTTTTGTGAGAAGAAGGGTATACATATCACTGCTTACTCTCCCTTGGGAGCCAAAGGAACACCATGGGGAAGCAACTGGGTAATGGACTCTCAGGTGCTCAAAGATATTGCTATTGCTAAAGGAAAAACTTCTGCCCAG ATTTGTATAAGATGGGTGTATGAGCAAGGGGTGAGTGTGCTTGTGAAGAGCTTTAACAAGCAAAGGATTGAAGAAAACCTTGACATGTTTGAGTGGAGCCTAAGCCCTAAGGAGTCTGAGAAGATAAGCCAAATTCCTCAACGTAAAGGAAGTCTTGGAAATCTTTTCATCTTTGATGAATCCCCTTTCAAGTCCCATTTTGAGTTATGGGATGAAGaggtttaa